DNA from Aquaspirillum sp. LM1:
CGAAGAGGCGTTTTATCTGGAGCGCACCGTACACTTTCTGCACCGGGTGGGCATGGAATACATCCAGAGCCAGGTGCTGGCCAACGCCGAACAGCGTCAGGCGCTGTACGAACGGCTGATCTACTCGCTGGAAGGCTTGCCCGACCCGTGGGCGGCGCGGATTGCTGGCGCGCAGGCACATGAATTCATCCCGCTGACTGTGGTCGAGCCGACCGCGCCGGTGGCCGAAAAGGAGATGGCATGATGCGCACATGGCACACACTCTGCCGGCTGGAAGACATCCCGGTGCTGGGCAGCCGGGTGGTAAAACGCGCTGGCGGCGATATCGCGGTATTTCGCAATGACCAGGATGAAATCTTTGCCCTCCACGACAAATGCCCGCACAAGGGCGGGCCGCTGTCGCAGGG
Protein-coding regions in this window:
- the nirD gene encoding nitrite reductase small subunit NirD is translated as MRTWHTLCRLEDIPVLGSRVVKRAGGDIAVFRNDQDEIFALHDKCPHKGGPLSQGIVFGQTVTCPLHSWQINLASGEALAPDHGCTTRFELKVENGEVLLAL